A stretch of the Uranotaenia lowii strain MFRU-FL chromosome 3, ASM2978415v1, whole genome shotgun sequence genome encodes the following:
- the LOC129758301 gene encoding cuticle protein CP14.6-like encodes MIQKTGIILLIASCTLAIPQRYYQQNAAPLQRRAASPGGPDADATVITQEQQINPDGSYSHVFETSNGIRAAASSQDGVAATGEFSYTAPEGDRIQVTYVADQGGFQPQGSHLPVEPAVPDHVIKSLEEIRANPPNDPNYNAAFLDAVLARLRGLQG; translated from the exons atgatcCAAAAAACT GGAATCATCCTGCTGATTGCATCGTGTACTTTGGCCATCCCTCAGCGATACTATCAGCAAAACGCCGCTCCTCTGCAGCGACGAGCTGCTTCACCCGGTGGACCAGATGCTGATGCAACTGTGATTACCCAAGAGCAGCAGATTAATCCGGATGGTTCGTACAGTCACGTGTTTGAAACTAGCAATGGAATTCGGGCAGCCGCCAGCAGTCAAGATGGTGTGGCAGCTACGGGAGAATTTTCTTACACAGCTCCGGAAGGCGATAGGATTCAGGTAACCTACGTTGCTGACCAGGGTGGATTCCAGCCTCAAGGATCTCACCTGCCAGTGGAACCTGCTGTGCCAGATCACGTCATCAAAAGTTTGGAAGAAATCCGCGCCAATCCTCCAAACGATCCCAACTACAACGCTGCCTTCCTGGACGCCGTTCTAGCCAGATTGAGAGGACTCCAGGGCTAG